The sequence below is a genomic window from Rhodospirillales bacterium.
TTCGTTGACCTTTTCCGGCGTGGCGTTCAGGGCGTCATTCACCTCAGCCACAGTGCCATCAACCGGGGCATAGACCTCGCTTGCGGCCTTGACCGATTCAACAACAGCCATTTGATCGCCAGCGACGAATGCTTTGCCAACATCTGGCAATTCCACATAGACCACATCGCCCAATTGTTCCTGGGCATAGACGCTGATGCCGACGGTGGCAATGCCGTCTTCGACCTCAATCCATTCATGTTCATTGGTAAATCGTTTTTCAGCCATTTTATTCTCCCGATCAGGCTTTGAAATAATGATGTTCTACAAAAGGCAGTGCTACCACACGGGCAGCCACGTCCCGACCCCGAACCCGCAGCAACAATGGCGTGTCTTGGGCTGTAAATTCGGCTTCGACGTATCCCATGGCAATAGGCCCGCCAAGTGTTGGCCCAAACCCACCCGATGTGATGGTCCCGATGACGCGCCCATCGGTAGCGACGATTTCTGTGCCGTCGCGCGCCGGGGCGCGGCCATCTGGCAGGATGCCCACACGCTTGCGGGCGGGGCCATGTTCAAGTTCTTTGCCAATGCGGTCAAAGCCTGGAAAGCCGCCTGCACTGCGGCGGCGCTTGCTGATGGTCCAGTTCAGACCCGCTTCAATGGGGCTGGTGTCCAGATCAATGTCATGGCCATACAGGCAAAGTCCCGCTTCAAGACGCAGGGTATCACGCGCCCCCAAACCAATGGGCGCTGTTTCAGGGGATTTCAAAAGGCGCTTTGCAAAGGCTTCGGCAATTGAGTTGGGGACAGAAATTTCAAACCCGTCTTCGCCGGTGTAGCCAGACCGGGAAACATAACAATCGCCACCACACACCTCTACCCGTTGGGCGGTCATGAATTTCATGGATCCGACACCGGGAATAAATTGAGCCAGAACATCCA
It includes:
- the gcvH gene encoding glycine cleavage system protein GcvH — its product is MAEKRFTNEHEWIEVEDGIATVGISVYAQEQLGDVVYVELPDVGKAFVAGDQMAVVESVKAASEVYAPVDGTVAEVNDALNATPEKVNEDGEGDGWFVKLSGVDAGAISGLMDPAAYKAYLEGID
- the gcvT gene encoding glycine cleavage system aminomethyltransferase GcvT: MGAETALSRTCLYDLHVELGAKMVPFAGYEMPVQYPMGIMKEHLHTRTYAGLFDVSHMGQAMLAGKDAVRVLESLVPGDIEILKPSRMRYTMLTNDQGTIIDDLMVTKMDDGYLLVLNAGCKHTDMAHITKHLSGDATITLMEDRALLALQGPRAVDVLAQFIPGVGSMKFMTAQRVEVCGGDCYVSRSGYTGEDGFEISVPNSIAEAFAKRLLKSPETAPIGLGARDTLRLEAGLCLYGHDIDLDTSPIEAGLNWTISKRRRSAGGFPGFDRIGKELEHGPARKRVGILPDGRAPARDGTEIVATDGRVIGTITSGGFGPTLGGPIAMGYVEAEFTAQDTPLLLRVRGRDVAARVVALPFVEHHYFKA